In Streptomyces sclerotialus, one genomic interval encodes:
- a CDS encoding MFS transporter, whose translation MLAAFTFNTAENLPVGLLELISEDMAVSASAVGLLVTGYGVTVAVASLPLARATQSLPRRHVLTGLLAGLVVSSLIAALSPSYPLLLGARLLTALAQALFWAVMGPVAVGLFAPQVRGRVVGALSVAGSLALVLGVPAGAWLGRQSAWPVPIATPAGLGSVSLVIIAALLPTTRPEKSRAAFGTAPDARRFATVLVAGALSATGAFAGFTYLVKFLGDVSGFSPNTVNALLVAFGVTCLAGVSLTGALLDRFPHAALVAAVATQAGGLLGLYMVGADPVAAVVSLVLMGGALGPVFMATQNEMLHCAPGRTDIALAANSASYNAGIAAGAALGGLLLALVGVRAAFLAGGLLTTASCVVLLSERRRRRPW comes from the coding sequence ATGCTGGCCGCCTTCACCTTCAACACCGCGGAGAACCTGCCGGTCGGCCTTCTGGAGCTCATCTCCGAGGACATGGCGGTGTCCGCGTCCGCGGTCGGTCTCCTGGTCACCGGTTACGGCGTGACGGTGGCCGTGGCGTCTCTGCCGCTTGCTCGGGCCACGCAGTCGTTGCCCCGGCGTCATGTCCTCACCGGCCTGTTGGCCGGGCTGGTCGTGTCCAGTCTGATCGCGGCGCTGTCCCCCTCTTATCCGCTGCTTCTTGGGGCGCGGCTGCTGACCGCGCTGGCGCAGGCCCTGTTCTGGGCCGTGATGGGCCCGGTGGCGGTAGGGCTGTTCGCACCCCAGGTCCGGGGGCGTGTGGTGGGGGCACTGTCCGTCGCCGGATCGCTCGCCCTCGTGCTCGGTGTGCCCGCCGGGGCCTGGCTGGGGCGGCAGAGCGCCTGGCCGGTACCGATCGCCACGCCGGCGGGCCTGGGGTCCGTCTCGCTCGTGATCATCGCCGCTCTCCTGCCGACCACACGCCCGGAGAAGTCGCGCGCCGCCTTCGGGACCGCTCCCGACGCCCGCCGGTTCGCTACCGTGCTCGTGGCCGGCGCCCTGTCCGCCACCGGGGCATTCGCGGGATTCACCTACCTCGTGAAGTTCCTGGGCGACGTGAGTGGGTTCTCCCCGAATACGGTCAACGCCCTGCTCGTGGCTTTCGGCGTCACCTGTCTGGCCGGGGTGTCCCTCACCGGGGCGCTGCTCGACCGCTTTCCGCACGCGGCCCTGGTCGCGGCCGTGGCCACGCAGGCCGGGGGACTGCTCGGCCTGTACATGGTCGGTGCCGACCCGGTGGCGGCGGTGGTGTCCCTGGTGCTGATGGGCGGCGCACTCGGACCGGTGTTCATGGCCACCCAGAACGAGATGCTGCACTGTGCGCCAGGCCGTACGGATATCGCTCTCGCGGCGAACTCCGCTTCCTACAACGCCGGTATCGCAGCCGGCGCCGCGCTCGGGGGACTGCTCCTGGCACTGGTCGGCGTACGGGCCGCCTTCCTTGCCGGCGGGCTGCTGACCACGGCGTCCTGCGTAGTACTGCTCAGCGAGCGGCGTCGCCGTAGGCCGTGGTGA